A genomic region of Spea bombifrons isolate aSpeBom1 chromosome 9, aSpeBom1.2.pri, whole genome shotgun sequence contains the following coding sequences:
- the BEGAIN gene encoding brain-enriched guanylate kinase-associated protein isoform X3 produces the protein MEKISSLQDQKEELQKRLSYTTQKLEMLESEFDSTRQYLETELRRAQEELEKVTEKLRSHSSSRARAPSSLSWKAPRIQTNYLSLQRINQELEEKLHRMGQHYEEEKRALGHEVIALNNHLLEAKVTIDKLSEDNELYRKDCNLASQLLQCSKSYFRAHKLSELPTDFQERVSQHMEKYGRSLSVPLCNTSYADSIPTCVIAKVLEKPDPSSLSSHLSSASMRDLSYEHGSQELDDKLRQRPQFKSEIYCSDTALYCPEERRRDRRQSFDVQVKDEVFLRSQNSTDSTVEDGFHSSFSHEAFNEYVASLPTSSSYSSFSATSEEKENNQANTLTASQQAIYMGNMDDLFERKSTTGYEHTSSPRFVKSKSVQHMEQSPENTASPNFTRSSSYVEEPFNFTRMRTQQAMNTHKSHSECRSSNLSEEDLPSRWRQLSVEDIGAYSYSNAGRISPCSFTEQYFAHSPVKQLESRMSPLYASYKQDSFSEGEEVCQSRMGDSCFLRTDSGLKIDLSASCKQEMLSTFKSKEARDQKAERVSLQMGSKSIDTSSTAKREYVDVSPNSSAESLSQSPMEASDIHQSSIDQGHTSFHGKPQQFQRTGSIGLTRKDSLTKAQLYGTLLN, from the exons CCACTCGTCCTCGAGAGCAAGAGCTCCAAGCAGCCTTTCCTGGAAAGCTCCCAG GATACAAACCAACTACCTGTCTTTGCAAAGAATTAACCAGGAGCTTGAGGAGAAGTTGCACAGAATG GGTCAGCATTATGAAGAGGAAAAGAGAGCATTAGGCCATGAAGTGATTGCACTCAATAACCATTTATTGGAAGCCAAGGTGACCATTGATAAATTATCAGAAGACAAC GAGCTGTATCGAAAAGACTGCAATCTAGCCTCTCAGCTGCTACAGTGCAGTAAGAGTTACTTCAGAGCACACAAATTATCAGAG ctGCCAACTGACTTCCAGGAAAGAGTAAGTCAACATATGGAAAAGTATGGACGTAGCCTTTCTGTGCCTCTTTGTAACACGTCATATGCTGATAGCATTCCTACTTGTGTCATTGCTAAGGTCTTGGAAAAACCCGATCCTAGCAGCTTGTCTTCACATCTATCAAGCGCATCAATGAGAGACCTTAGTTATGAACATGGAAGCCAAGAGCTTGACGACAAACTTCGCCAACGACCACAGTTTAAGTCAGAAATTTATTGCAGTGACACTGCTCTCTATTGtcctgaagaaagaagaagagataGGCGCCAAAGCTTTGATGTACAAGTGAAAGATGAGGTGTTCTTAAGATCCCAGAATTCTACAGACAGCACCGTAGAAGACGGATTCCACTCCAGTTTCTCACACGAAGCCTTCAATGAATATGTAGCATCTTTACCGACGTCCAGTTCATATTCAAGCTTCAGCGCAACgtcagaagaaaaagaaaacaaccaaGCGAACACCCTAACAGCGTCACAGCAGGCCATATACATGGGCAACATGGACGACCTTTTCGAAAGGAAATCCACAACAGGTTACGAGCACACATCAAGTCCAAGGTTTGTAAAATCAAAGTCTGTCCAGCATATGGAACAAAGCCCTGAAAATACAGCATCACCCAATTTCACAAGGTCATCTTCCTATGTGGAGGAGCCTTTTAATTTTACCCGGATGCGCACACAGCAGGCCATGAACACCCATAAATCACACAGCGAATGTAGGAGTTCCAACCTTTCAGAAGAGGATCTACCAAGCCGCTGGCGACAATTGAGCGTTGAGGATATTGGGGCTTACTCTTATAGCAATGCTGGGCGTATATCTCCATGTAGTTTTACAGAACAGTATTTCGCTCATAGCCCCGTGAAGCAGTTAGAAAGCAGGATGAGCCCATTGTATGCCAGTTACAAACAAGACAGCTTTTCAGAGGGTGAAGAAGTTTGTCAAAGCCGAATGGGCGATTCCTGCTTCCTAAGAACTGACTCTGGATTAAAAATTGACCTTAGCGCCAGCTGCAAACAGGAAATGTTGTCTACATTTAAATCAAAAGAAGCAAGAGACCAAAAAGCGGAAAGGGTGTCACTCCAGATGGGAAGTAAAAGCATAGACACGTCCTCAACGGCCAAAAGAGAATACGTTGACGTCAGCCCCAACAGCTCCGCAGAATCTCTCAGTCAGAGCCCCATGGAGGCTTCAGACATTCACCAGTCTTCCATTGACCAAGGACATACAAGTTTCCATGGCAAACCACAGCAATTTCAAAGAACTGGGAGCATTGGCTTAACCAGAAAGGATAGTCTCACAAAAGCACAATTATATGGAACACTTTTGAATTAA